In Roseisolibacter agri, the following proteins share a genomic window:
- a CDS encoding M28 family metallopeptidase translates to MRLPSTTTRLLAGVLGAVAAAPLGAQAAPRAATRSAEVPAALAAVREADLRRDVTEMASPAMRGREGGTLDEMRASMWVAEQYRRIGLRPAGDDGTWFQWLDMVRTRVSTTASRASVGGQALTLFRDLTPLNVVPAEAAGAVLWVPDATDSTVDVRGRIVATPLLAPPPAAIRANSYTFASRYADAAINATLARFQRRGPSAVILVASAPVDSAYEVVASARTRGAYDVDRAVPRAANGSPRVAPPPALGSGPTPAFLVRAAMRETLARQPQAELSVRLERFTTPSVNVIGMVRGTDPALRDEYVVFSSHQDANGVRVTLEGDSVHAGADDNATVTAAGLAAARAFVRQPGRRSVLFINHGAEERGLIGSRYHAANPVVPLEKIVAVLNGDMIGRNHPDSASLLGAQPPHRNSSDLVAMALRANALTGRFTLDSLWDRPTHPEGWYFRSDHLPYARLNVPALMYTTNLHDDYHTPRDNPARIDYAKLTRMAQWMYLTGWFVANAPKRPAVDPGFRLER, encoded by the coding sequence ATGCGCCTCCCGTCCACCACGACCCGTCTCCTCGCCGGCGTGCTCGGCGCCGTCGCCGCGGCCCCGCTCGGGGCGCAGGCCGCTCCGCGCGCCGCCACGCGCAGCGCCGAAGTCCCCGCCGCGCTCGCGGCCGTCCGCGAGGCCGACCTGCGGCGCGACGTCACCGAGATGGCGTCGCCCGCGATGCGCGGACGCGAGGGCGGCACGCTCGACGAGATGCGCGCGTCGATGTGGGTCGCGGAGCAGTACCGCCGCATCGGGCTCAGGCCCGCGGGCGACGACGGGACCTGGTTCCAGTGGCTCGACATGGTGCGCACGCGCGTCTCGACCACCGCCAGCCGCGCGAGCGTCGGCGGCCAGGCGCTGACGCTCTTCCGCGACCTGACGCCGCTCAACGTCGTGCCGGCGGAGGCGGCGGGCGCGGTGCTGTGGGTGCCCGACGCGACCGACAGCACCGTCGACGTGCGCGGACGCATCGTCGCGACGCCGCTGCTCGCGCCGCCGCCGGCGGCCATCCGCGCGAACAGCTACACGTTCGCGTCGCGCTACGCGGACGCCGCCATCAACGCCACGCTCGCGCGCTTCCAGCGCCGCGGGCCGTCGGCCGTCATCCTCGTCGCGTCGGCGCCCGTGGACAGCGCGTACGAGGTCGTCGCCTCCGCCCGCACCCGCGGCGCGTACGACGTGGACCGCGCGGTGCCGCGCGCCGCCAACGGCTCACCGCGCGTGGCGCCGCCGCCCGCGCTCGGCAGCGGGCCGACGCCGGCGTTCCTCGTGCGCGCGGCGATGCGCGAGACGCTCGCGCGGCAGCCGCAGGCGGAGCTCTCCGTGCGTCTCGAGCGGTTCACGACGCCGTCGGTGAACGTCATCGGCATGGTGCGCGGCACCGATCCCGCGCTGCGCGACGAGTACGTCGTCTTCAGCTCGCACCAGGACGCCAACGGCGTGCGCGTCACGCTCGAAGGGGACTCGGTGCACGCGGGCGCGGACGACAACGCCACGGTGACCGCCGCGGGGCTCGCGGCGGCGCGCGCGTTCGTGCGGCAGCCAGGGAGGCGCTCGGTCCTCTTCATCAACCACGGCGCCGAGGAGCGCGGCCTGATCGGCTCGCGCTACCACGCCGCGAACCCAGTCGTCCCGCTCGAGAAGATCGTCGCGGTGCTCAACGGCGACATGATCGGCCGCAACCATCCCGATTCGGCGTCGCTGCTGGGCGCGCAGCCGCCGCACCGCAACTCGAGCGACCTCGTGGCGATGGCGCTGCGCGCCAACGCGCTCACCGGGCGCTTCACGCTCGACTCGCTGTGGGACCGGCCGACGCATCCCGAAGGATGGTACTTCCGCAGCGACCACCTGCCGTACGCGCGCCTGAACGTGCCGGCGCTGATGTACACGACGAACCTGCACGACGACTACCACACGCCGCGCGACAACCCGGCCCGCATCGACTACGCGAAGCTGACGCGCATGGCGCAGTGGATGTACCTCACGGGCTGGTTCGTCGCGAACGCGCCCAAGCGCCCGGCGGTCGATCCGGGGTTCCGGCTGGAGCGCTGA
- a CDS encoding PadR family transcriptional regulator — protein MDDRLDLPQGTLDLLILKAVSVEPMHGWAISERIRHVSRDALQVPQGSLYPALHRLERRGWIRAEWGASESNRRAKFYELTRAGRRQLDVEADAWARLTSAVSLVLDMG, from the coding sequence ATCGACGACCGCCTCGACCTGCCGCAGGGCACGCTCGACCTGCTGATCCTGAAGGCCGTCTCGGTCGAGCCGATGCACGGCTGGGCGATCTCCGAGCGCATCCGGCACGTGTCGCGCGACGCGCTGCAGGTGCCCCAGGGCTCGCTCTACCCCGCGCTGCACCGCCTGGAGCGGCGCGGCTGGATCCGGGCCGAGTGGGGCGCGTCGGAGAGCAACCGCCGGGCGAAGTTCTACGAGCTCACGCGCGCCGGCCGCCGACAGCTCGACGTCGAGGCCGACGCGTGGGCGCGGCTCACGAGCGCCGTGTCGCTGGTGCTCGACATGGGGTGA
- a CDS encoding serine hydrolase domain-containing protein, with protein sequence MPLRLPRQVAPRALSIVLAAIASAACADATLGAQSLPRATPGDVGLSAEALARIAPAMRAYTDSGKLGGMLVAVARHGRLAYLETFGTADVRTGAPLASDAVFRMYSMTKPVTAVAVLQLVERGTLGLDDPVARYIPAFAEAAVYAGGGAAHPTTTPAVRPITIRQLLMHTSGMAYGLGVLAPDSIANARGLFVASRTVAGFADTVARIPLAFQPGARWRYGPGLEVLGRVVEIVDGRPFERYLDEEIFTPLGMRSTAMRLTPALRARLAGYYERGPDGRLRTTRGMVPQDLLEPAARFACGGCGLVSTAGDYLRFAQMLLNDGTLDGVRILRPESAAELRRDALPPALGPIPAGNFGPGTGFGLGVAVQRDRASPENPSAPGTFGWSGAANTYFWVDPANGVIGMVLTQHHPPFSYPLLRETKQLVYAALVAPDSTAPATPPRRPR encoded by the coding sequence GTGCCGCTCCGTCTTCCGCGACAGGTGGCGCCGCGCGCCCTGTCGATCGTGCTCGCGGCGATCGCGAGCGCCGCGTGCGCTGACGCCACGCTCGGCGCCCAGTCCCTCCCACGCGCCACGCCCGGCGATGTCGGCCTCTCGGCCGAGGCGCTCGCGCGCATCGCGCCCGCCATGCGGGCCTACACCGACTCGGGGAAGCTCGGGGGCATGCTCGTCGCCGTCGCGCGCCACGGCAGGCTGGCGTACCTCGAGACGTTCGGGACGGCGGACGTCCGCACCGGCGCACCGCTCGCGTCCGACGCGGTCTTCCGCATGTACTCGATGACCAAGCCCGTCACCGCGGTGGCGGTGCTGCAGCTCGTCGAGCGCGGAACGCTCGGCCTCGACGATCCGGTGGCACGCTACATCCCGGCGTTCGCGGAGGCCGCCGTGTACGCGGGTGGCGGGGCCGCGCACCCGACGACGACGCCGGCGGTGCGACCGATCACCATCCGGCAGCTCCTGATGCACACGTCCGGGATGGCGTACGGGCTCGGGGTCCTGGCGCCGGACTCGATCGCCAACGCGCGTGGGCTCTTCGTCGCCTCGCGCACCGTGGCCGGCTTCGCGGACACGGTGGCGCGCATCCCACTCGCCTTCCAGCCGGGGGCGCGATGGCGATACGGTCCCGGGCTCGAAGTGCTCGGCCGCGTCGTGGAGATCGTCGACGGACGCCCCTTCGAGCGCTATCTCGACGAGGAGATCTTCACGCCGCTCGGCATGCGCAGCACCGCGATGCGTCTCACGCCCGCGCTGCGCGCGCGACTCGCGGGCTACTACGAGCGCGGCCCGGACGGCCGGCTGCGCACGACGCGAGGCATGGTGCCGCAGGACCTGCTCGAGCCGGCGGCGCGCTTCGCGTGCGGCGGGTGCGGACTGGTCTCGACGGCCGGCGATTACCTGCGGTTCGCGCAGATGCTGCTGAACGACGGCACGCTCGATGGCGTGCGCATCCTGCGGCCCGAGAGCGCCGCCGAGCTGCGGCGCGACGCGCTGCCGCCGGCGCTGGGGCCGATCCCGGCGGGCAACTTCGGTCCGGGCACGGGCTTCGGGCTCGGCGTCGCGGTGCAGCGCGACCGCGCGTCGCCGGAGAACCCGAGCGCGCCGGGCACGTTCGGGTGGTCGGGTGCGGCGAACACGTATTTCTGGGTCGATCCGGCGAACGGCGTGATCGGGATGGTCCTCACGCAGCACCACCCGCCGTTCTCCTATCCGCTTCTTCGGGAGACCAAGCAGCTCGTCTACGCGGCGCTCGTCGCCCCCGACTCCACGGCGCCGGCCACCCCGCCGCGCCGGCCGCGGTAG
- a CDS encoding SusC/RagA family TonB-linked outer membrane protein encodes MRRASSFVLSSVLTLGVAVPGAAQQRPPAPAAESAPRVETGTVSGVVTEATTGQPVPDAQVGIAGAPLGTATRADGRFTIANVPAGSRVVQVRRIGYALQERTVTVAAGQVATVSFQLTRQATVLSEVVTVGYGTQRRGNLTGAVDQVGSEALQNRPMANLTQGLQGVIPNVNVGLLDGRPTQAPRINVRGATSIGQGGNALVLIDGVEGDPSMLNPNDVASISVLKDAAAAAVYGARGAFGVVLITTKKPAGDGFAITYDTRYGQRRPTVPAGYVTDGYTYAKMFNESFFNFEGTFPQNINKTQSFSQQYLTEFERRSKDPSLPTTVVGPDGQYVYYASTDWYGLLYKDQTPTAEHSLSVSRSTDKASFLISGRYLDQPGLFRYSSDDYRMLNMRAVGTLQLYPWLQASNNLIASNRKYYNPLNIGEGGGIWRNLADEGHPSEPMLNPDGTLTWSGAYTVGDFYYGKNGSDLSRNLVRNTTGLTATFLDRKLKINGDFSFQNTADDETRRRVEIPYSRSPGVIEYLGTATNDLRNLQDRGVYLASNLYGDFQTLLAEKHFVNVVLGTNYEQSTFERLDVTRNGLVFPDAENINLALGQGITTGGNYEKWAILGGFYRLNYNYDERYLLELDGRYDGSSKFPSSQRYAFFPSASVGWRPSREPFWKVPERVISDLKLRASYGSMGNGNIAAYTFNELFNITKSTRILNGVQPQYTGAPAVLPDGLTWETVTTSNVGLDLEMLAGKLLFTGDVYTRRTTDMYTIGMTLPATFGATSPRGNYADMKTTGWEAMLSWNHRFDVASRPLGYNVQLTLADNRAEILKYNNPDRFLTDYYVGQKVGEIWGYVTEGFFGSAEQIASHADQSLFRSHSSGRIQVGDIMLKDLNGDGKVNPGKNTVDDPGDRVVIGNTTPRYRYGVNLGANYRGVFLSSFFQGVGKQDWYPSPESNAFWGQYNRPYGFVPEWHLKPGMIWTAENPNAFLPRYASRLSNNAAGILRQPQSKYVMNAAYLRLKNLQLGYNLPTRLSSRIGANTTRLYVSGENLWTWSPLYKYADNIDVENATAPSERLFQNNPDQLNASGAFVNNAGDGYNYPMLRSFTIGATVTF; translated from the coding sequence ATGAGACGTGCGTCCTCGTTCGTGCTCTCGTCGGTCCTCACGCTGGGCGTCGCCGTGCCCGGCGCGGCGCAGCAACGCCCACCGGCGCCCGCAGCGGAGTCGGCGCCGCGCGTGGAGACCGGCACGGTCAGCGGCGTCGTCACCGAGGCCACGACCGGCCAGCCAGTGCCCGATGCGCAGGTGGGGATCGCCGGCGCGCCGCTCGGCACCGCGACCCGCGCCGACGGGCGCTTCACCATCGCCAACGTGCCCGCGGGGAGCCGCGTGGTGCAGGTGCGGCGCATCGGCTACGCGCTGCAGGAGCGGACCGTCACCGTCGCCGCCGGGCAGGTGGCGACGGTCAGCTTCCAGCTCACGCGGCAGGCGACCGTGCTGAGCGAGGTCGTCACCGTCGGCTACGGCACGCAGCGCCGCGGGAACCTCACCGGCGCGGTGGACCAGGTCGGGAGCGAGGCGCTGCAGAACCGCCCGATGGCCAACCTGACGCAGGGGCTGCAGGGCGTGATCCCCAACGTCAACGTCGGGCTCCTCGACGGCCGGCCGACCCAGGCGCCGCGCATCAACGTGCGCGGCGCCACGTCCATCGGGCAGGGCGGCAACGCGCTCGTGCTGATCGACGGCGTCGAGGGCGACCCGAGCATGCTCAACCCGAACGACGTGGCGTCGATCTCGGTGCTGAAGGACGCCGCCGCGGCGGCGGTGTACGGCGCGCGCGGCGCGTTCGGCGTGGTGCTCATCACCACGAAGAAGCCCGCCGGCGACGGCTTCGCCATCACGTACGACACGCGCTACGGACAGCGGAGGCCCACCGTCCCGGCCGGGTACGTGACCGACGGCTACACGTACGCGAAGATGTTCAACGAGTCGTTCTTCAACTTCGAGGGGACGTTCCCGCAGAACATCAACAAGACGCAGAGCTTCTCGCAGCAGTACCTGACGGAGTTCGAGCGGCGCTCCAAGGACCCGAGCCTGCCGACCACCGTGGTCGGTCCCGACGGCCAGTACGTGTACTACGCCAGCACCGACTGGTACGGCCTGCTCTACAAGGACCAGACGCCGACGGCGGAGCACAGCCTCTCGGTCTCGCGCAGCACCGACAAGGCGAGCTTCCTCATCTCCGGCCGCTACCTCGACCAGCCCGGCCTGTTCCGCTACAGCTCCGACGACTACCGGATGCTGAACATGCGCGCGGTGGGCACGCTGCAGCTCTATCCGTGGCTGCAGGCGAGCAACAACCTGATCGCGTCCAACCGGAAGTACTACAACCCGCTGAACATCGGCGAGGGCGGCGGCATCTGGCGCAACCTCGCCGACGAGGGGCACCCGAGCGAGCCGATGCTCAACCCCGACGGCACACTCACCTGGTCGGGCGCCTACACCGTGGGCGACTTCTACTACGGGAAGAACGGGAGCGACCTGAGTCGGAACCTGGTGCGCAACACCACCGGCCTCACGGCGACCTTCCTCGACCGCAAGCTGAAGATCAACGGCGACTTCTCCTTCCAGAACACCGCCGACGACGAGACGCGGCGACGCGTCGAGATCCCGTACTCGCGCTCGCCCGGCGTGATCGAGTACCTGGGCACCGCCACCAACGACCTGCGCAACCTGCAGGACCGGGGCGTCTACCTCGCGAGCAATCTCTACGGCGACTTCCAGACGCTCCTCGCCGAGAAGCACTTCGTGAACGTGGTGCTCGGCACCAACTACGAGCAGTCGACCTTCGAGCGCCTCGACGTCACGCGCAACGGGCTGGTGTTCCCCGACGCGGAGAACATCAACCTCGCGCTGGGGCAGGGGATCACGACGGGCGGCAACTACGAGAAGTGGGCGATCCTCGGCGGCTTCTACCGCCTGAACTACAACTACGACGAGCGCTACCTCCTCGAGCTCGACGGCCGCTACGACGGCTCCTCCAAGTTCCCGTCGAGCCAGCGCTACGCCTTCTTCCCCTCGGCGTCGGTCGGCTGGCGCCCGTCGCGCGAGCCGTTCTGGAAGGTGCCGGAGCGCGTCATCTCCGACCTCAAGCTCCGCGCGTCGTACGGCTCGATGGGCAACGGCAACATCGCCGCGTACACGTTCAACGAGCTGTTCAACATCACGAAGTCCACGCGCATCCTGAACGGCGTGCAGCCGCAGTACACGGGCGCGCCGGCGGTGCTGCCCGACGGGCTGACGTGGGAGACGGTCACCACCAGCAACGTCGGCCTCGACCTCGAGATGCTCGCCGGGAAGCTGCTCTTCACCGGCGACGTGTACACCCGTCGCACGACGGACATGTACACGATCGGCATGACGCTGCCGGCGACCTTCGGCGCCACGTCGCCGCGCGGCAACTACGCCGACATGAAGACGACGGGCTGGGAGGCGATGCTCTCCTGGAACCACCGCTTCGACGTCGCGTCGCGCCCCCTCGGCTACAACGTCCAGCTGACGCTGGCCGACAACCGCGCGGAGATCCTGAAGTACAACAACCCCGATCGCTTCCTCACCGACTACTACGTCGGCCAGAAGGTCGGGGAGATCTGGGGCTACGTCACCGAGGGCTTCTTCGGGTCGGCCGAGCAGATCGCGTCGCACGCGGACCAGAGCCTGTTCCGGTCGCACTCGTCGGGACGCATCCAGGTCGGCGACATCATGCTCAAGGACCTGAACGGCGACGGCAAGGTCAACCCCGGGAAGAACACGGTGGACGATCCCGGCGACCGCGTCGTCATCGGCAACACCACGCCGCGCTACCGCTACGGCGTCAACCTCGGCGCCAACTACCGCGGCGTCTTCCTCTCCAGCTTCTTCCAGGGCGTCGGCAAGCAGGACTGGTACCCGTCGCCGGAGTCGAACGCGTTCTGGGGCCAGTACAACCGCCCCTACGGCTTCGTGCCCGAGTGGCACCTCAAGCCGGGGATGATCTGGACGGCGGAGAACCCGAACGCCTTCCTCCCGCGCTACGCGTCGCGACTCTCCAACAACGCCGCCGGCATCCTGCGCCAGCCGCAGTCCAAGTACGTGATGAACGCGGCGTACCTGCGGCTGAAGAACCTGCAGCTGGGCTACAACCTCCCCACGCGCCTCTCGTCGCGCATCGGGGCGAACACCACGCGACTCTACGTCTCGGGCGAGAACCTCTGGACCTGGTCGCCGCTCTACAAGTACGCGGACAACATCGACGTCGAGAACGCGACGGCGCCGTCGGAGCGGCTGTTCCAGAACAATCCCGACCAGCTGAACGCGTCGGGCGCGTTCGTGAACAACGCGGGCGACGGCTACAACTACCCGATGCTGCGCAGCTTCACCATCGGCGCGACCGTCACCTTCTGA
- a CDS encoding ABC transporter permease yields the protein MLAEIWSDVRYRMRALFDRDALERELDEELRFHVEHEAARHERAGLSRDDALRRARAEFGHLDRVKEASRRARGTVALESVLHDLRIAARRLRRAPGFAAAVVLVLALGIGASTAAFGVVDAMLLKPLPYPQSERLVRLTHTASLAGRPTVDQSDATVMLYQRHAASEGAAFDGIAAWWADNVDANIEPSAPGETPARARIARVTANLLDVLRVRPALGRGFADGEDRAGAARVVLLSDRLWRQRYHGDRGVIGRQMLVNGVPRTIVGVMAPRFAYPASTVDLWIPLTLDPAATQAARFRFVGVARLRDGVTPTRARADLARALARLPDELPGDPSANVLAQAHVAPQVESLRDSVVGSSARLAWMLLASVLLVLVVACANVAGLFLVRAEHAQVELAVRGALGAGARGLMTQALAESVLLCASGGALGVLLARAGLRAAVRAGDAWAVPRLDEATVDLRALAFALGATTLCALCVSLLPLLRARRVSIALVLRGAGRGPVADASRQRARHALVVAQTALALVLVASSGLMTRSLLRLEAVPPGFVSDDVAVARVLLPIARYGAGPARASFLQALRERVGAVPGVREAALTNWVPLSGDRWSAAIEVEDRPLPAPAGGMAPAGGMAHAAATVDGGYFRTAGIPLLRGRTFGAMDDAGTAGDVVVSRAFAMRYWNGASPIGRRIRAVGGAWQTIVGEVGDVHYDALDRPADDVVYFPIVPQGGGAPAPYLVAVLARTQPGRAGATVASIRGVVRALDPALPTFDEGTLDAVVRRGSARTRALVVLLAVASAVALTLGAVGLYGVVAYGVSVRRREIGVRIALGARPADVGRAVSLAGLRLVAAGIAIGVACTLAFTRLLRGLLYEVSATDPWVLGLTAVALVLVSLVASWLPARRAAAVDPAEVLGST from the coding sequence ATGCTGGCCGAGATCTGGAGCGACGTGCGCTACCGGATGCGCGCGCTGTTCGACCGCGACGCGCTCGAGCGCGAGCTCGACGAGGAGCTGCGCTTCCACGTGGAGCACGAGGCCGCGCGCCACGAGCGTGCGGGGCTCTCGCGCGACGACGCGCTGCGCCGCGCGCGCGCGGAGTTCGGGCACCTCGATCGCGTGAAGGAGGCGAGCCGCCGCGCGCGCGGCACCGTGGCGCTGGAGTCGGTGCTGCACGACCTCCGCATCGCCGCGCGACGGCTGCGGCGCGCGCCGGGGTTCGCCGCGGCGGTGGTGCTGGTGCTCGCGCTCGGGATCGGCGCGTCCACGGCGGCCTTCGGCGTCGTGGACGCGATGCTCCTCAAGCCCCTGCCGTATCCGCAGTCGGAGCGGCTCGTGCGGCTCACCCACACCGCGAGCCTCGCGGGCCGCCCGACCGTCGACCAGTCGGACGCGACGGTGATGCTCTACCAGCGGCACGCGGCGTCCGAGGGCGCGGCGTTCGACGGCATCGCCGCGTGGTGGGCCGACAACGTCGACGCCAACATCGAGCCGTCCGCGCCCGGCGAGACGCCCGCGCGCGCGCGCATCGCGCGCGTCACCGCGAACCTGCTCGACGTGCTCCGCGTGCGCCCGGCGCTGGGCCGCGGCTTCGCCGACGGTGAGGACCGCGCGGGCGCGGCGCGCGTCGTCCTGCTGTCGGACCGGCTCTGGCGGCAGCGCTACCACGGCGATCGCGGCGTGATCGGCCGGCAGATGCTCGTCAACGGGGTGCCGCGCACGATCGTCGGCGTCATGGCGCCGCGCTTCGCGTATCCGGCGAGCACCGTGGATCTCTGGATCCCGCTCACGCTCGACCCGGCCGCCACGCAGGCCGCGCGCTTCCGGTTCGTCGGCGTGGCGCGGCTGCGCGACGGCGTCACGCCGACCCGCGCACGCGCCGACCTGGCGCGCGCGCTCGCGCGGCTGCCCGACGAGCTCCCGGGCGATCCCTCGGCGAACGTCCTCGCGCAGGCGCACGTCGCGCCACAGGTCGAGTCGCTCCGCGATTCCGTCGTCGGCAGCTCCGCGCGCCTCGCCTGGATGCTGCTGGCGAGCGTGCTGCTCGTGCTCGTCGTCGCCTGCGCGAACGTCGCCGGCCTGTTCCTCGTGCGCGCCGAGCACGCGCAGGTGGAGCTGGCGGTGCGCGGCGCGCTCGGCGCCGGCGCGCGCGGCCTGATGACACAGGCGCTCGCCGAGTCGGTGCTGCTCTGCGCGTCGGGCGGCGCGCTGGGCGTGCTCCTCGCGCGCGCCGGGCTGCGGGCGGCGGTGCGGGCCGGCGACGCGTGGGCGGTGCCGCGTCTCGACGAGGCCACCGTGGACCTCCGCGCGCTCGCGTTCGCGCTGGGCGCCACGACGCTGTGCGCGCTGTGCGTCAGCCTGCTGCCGCTGCTGCGCGCGCGGCGGGTGTCGATCGCGCTCGTGCTGCGCGGCGCGGGACGCGGGCCGGTCGCGGACGCATCGCGCCAGCGCGCGCGCCACGCGCTCGTGGTCGCGCAGACCGCGCTGGCGCTGGTGCTCGTGGCGTCGTCCGGGCTCATGACGCGCAGCCTGCTGCGGCTGGAGGCCGTGCCGCCGGGCTTCGTGTCGGACGACGTCGCCGTCGCGCGGGTGCTGCTCCCGATCGCGCGGTATGGCGCCGGCCCGGCGCGCGCGAGCTTCCTGCAGGCGCTGCGCGAGCGGGTGGGCGCGGTGCCCGGCGTGCGGGAGGCGGCGCTCACCAACTGGGTGCCGCTGAGCGGCGACCGCTGGAGCGCCGCGATCGAGGTGGAGGATCGCCCGCTGCCGGCGCCCGCCGGAGGCATGGCGCCCGCCGGAGGCATGGCGCACGCCGCGGCCACGGTGGACGGCGGGTACTTCCGCACGGCGGGCATCCCGCTGCTGCGCGGCCGCACGTTCGGGGCGATGGACGACGCGGGGACGGCCGGCGACGTGGTCGTGAGCCGCGCGTTCGCGATGCGGTACTGGAACGGCGCGAGCCCGATCGGCCGGCGCATCCGCGCGGTCGGCGGCGCGTGGCAGACGATCGTCGGCGAGGTCGGCGACGTGCACTACGACGCGCTCGACCGGCCGGCCGACGACGTCGTGTACTTCCCCATCGTCCCGCAGGGCGGCGGTGCGCCCGCGCCGTACCTCGTCGCGGTGCTCGCCCGCACGCAGCCCGGACGCGCGGGCGCGACGGTCGCGTCCATCCGCGGCGTCGTGCGCGCGCTCGATCCCGCGCTGCCGACGTTCGACGAGGGCACGCTCGACGCCGTGGTGCGCCGGGGGTCGGCGCGCACCCGCGCGCTCGTCGTGCTGCTCGCCGTCGCCAGCGCCGTCGCGCTGACGCTCGGCGCCGTCGGCCTGTACGGCGTCGTGGCGTACGGGGTGAGCGTGCGGCGCCGCGAGATCGGCGTGCGCATCGCGCTCGGCGCGCGGCCCGCGGACGTCGGCCGCGCCGTGTCGCTGGCCGGCCTGCGGCTCGTGGCGGCCGGCATCGCCATCGGCGTGGCGTGCACGCTCGCGTTCACGCGGCTGCTGCGCGGGCTGCTGTACGAGGTGAGCGCGACCGACCCGTGGGTGCTGGGCCTCACGGCGGTCGCGCTCGTCCTCGTGTCGCTCGTCGCGAGCTGGCTCCCCGCGCGCCGCGCCGCCGCCGTCGATCCCGCCGAGGTGCTCGGGTCAACCTGA